A stretch of DNA from Variovorax paradoxus:
CGGAAAGGGCAGAGTCCGCGGGAGAGCCGGGCACACGGCCCGTGGCATCGCTGAAGGCGGCGGCGAGCAGCGACTGCTCGGTCCATTCGCCGCGCTCGAACACCGCGACCAGCCGGCCGGCGCTCATCACGCCGATGCGGTCGCACATGGCCATCAGTTCGCGCAGGTCGCTCGACACCATCAGGAGCGCCTTGCCGGCGTCGGTCATGCGGTCGAGCTCGGTGTACAGGTCGGCGCGCGCGCCCACGTCCACGCCGCGCGTGGGTTCGTCCAGCAGCAGCACCTTGCATTCGCGGTGCAGCCAGCGCGCGAACACCACCTTCTGCTGGTTGCCGCCGCTGAGTGTGGACACGGGTTGCTCGATGCTGCGCGAGCGGATGCGCAGCAGATCCACCAGCCGCCGCGCAATCTGGCGCTCCTTGGCGCGGCGCAGCCAGCCGGCATGCGAGATCGCGCCGAGGTCGCTCAGCGTGGCGTTGACGCGGATCGGCTGCGACAGCAGCAGGCCCTGCGACTTGCGGTCTTCGGTGACGAGGCCGATGCCCGCGCGAATCGCCTGCATCGGCGAGCGCCAGCCCTTGCGCGCATGCTGCACGGGCTGTGCGGCCGGCGTGCCGTCGTGCAGCACGACCTCGCCGCGGTCGGCGCGGTCGGCGCCGAACAGCAGCCGCACGAGCTCGGTGCGGCCCGAGCCGACCAGGCCGGCCAAGCCCATGATTTCACCGGCGCGCAGTTCGAGGTCGACATCGCGCACCACCTGTGCCCGGCCGATGCCGCGCGCGCTCAGCAGCACCGGGCCCGCCACGCGGCGCGCGCGGCCTTCGTGCTCGTGCACCGCGCGGCCCACCATGCGCTGCACGAGTTCGGATTCGCGCACGCCGGCCATGGCGCGCACGTCGACCAGCTTGCCGTCGCGCAGCACGGCCACGCGATCGGCGATGCGCTGCAGTTCTTCGAGGCGGTGCGACACGTAGACGATCGCCACGCCGCGCAGCTTCAGCAGCTCGATCTGCTCGAACAGGTGCGCGGTTTCGCGCGGCGTGAGCATGGCGGTGGGCTCGTCGAGCACCAGCACGCGCGTGTCGTCCTGCAGGTTGCGCGCAATTTCCACCATCTGCTGCTGGCCGATGCCCAGCCGCGCCACCGGCGTGGCCGGGTCGATGCCCTCCAGGCCGATCTTGGCGAGCTGGCGTTCGGCCAGCTCGTGCAGCGTGGCGCGGCGGATCCAGCCGCTCTTGTGCGGCAGGCGGTCGAGCAGCAGGTTCTCGGCCACCGACAGCGTGGTGACGAGGCCGAGTTCCTGCATGACCATGCGCACGCCCAGCCGTTCGGCATCGCGGCGCGAGGCCGGTGCGAAAGGCTGCCCGTTCAGCAGCATGCCGCCGCGCGTGGGCTGCACCAGCCCGCAGACGATCTTCGACAGCGTGCTCTTGCCCGCGCCGTTCTCGCCCGTGAGCGCGAGCACTTCGCCGGCGCGCAGCTCGAGAGACACGTCGTCGAGCACCGGCGCCGCGTAGTCCTTGCCGATTCCCTTGAGTGAAAGCACTGGCGCGCCGCGATTGTTGTCAGCCATCGATGGCAACCTTATTCCAGAAACACCACGGAACCGGCTTTGCCGGGCCGTCGGTGTTGCCCCCGGTAGGGGGTTGGCGAAGCGACACGAAGTGCGCGAAGCCTGGGGGCGAGCAACATTTACTTCGAGGACTTGGTGACGAGCACCACGTCGGTCTTCACTTCAGCCGGCATTTCCGATTGCTTCTTCTTGTCGGCGATGGCCTTCAGCGCGGTCTCGATGCCGAACACGGCCTGCTTGGCGGCGAACTGGTCGGCGGTGGCGAGCACGCGGCCGTCTTTCAGCATCGGCTTGATGGCGCCGATGTTGTCGTAGCCCACCACGAGCACCTTGCCGGTCTTGCCCGCCGCCTTGACGGCGGCCACGGCGCCCAGCGCCATGCTGTCGTTGCCGGCCAGCAGGGCCTTCAGGTCGGGGTGCTCGCGCATCATGCCGGCGGCCACGGTGTTGCCCTTGTCGATTTCCCACTGGCCCGACTGCACGCCGACCACCGTTACGCCCGCGGCCTTCATGGCGTCCTGGTAGCCCAGCGTGCGCTGCTGCGCATTGAAGGTGGTCGACACGCCTTCGATGATGCCGACCTTGTCGCCCGACTTCAGCTCCTTGGCGAGCGCGTCGCCCACCAGCTTGGCGCCGGCGCGGTTGTCGGGGCCGACGAAGGGCACCTGGATGCCCTTTTCTTTCAGGGCAGCGCCGTCGAGCTGGTTGTCGATGTTCACGACCAGGATGCCCTTGTCGATGGCCGCCTTGATCACCGGCACCAGCGCCTTCGAGTCGGCGGGCGCGATGACCAGCGCATTGATCTTCTGCGCCACCATCTGCTCGACCATCTTGATCTGCGCGGCGGTGTCGGTCTCGTCCTTGATGCCGTTGGCCACCAGTGTGTACTGCGCGGCGTTGGCCTTCTGGTGCGCCTTGGCGCCGTCTTCCATGGTGCGGAAGAACTCGTTGGCCAGCGACTTCATGACCAGCGCGACCTTCGGCTTGTCCTGTGCGAACGCGGGCGTTCCGGCAATGGCGCCCAGCAAGGTCAATGCGGCAGCGCTTTGCAGGGTACGGCGGGTGAACTTCATGGTGAATGTCTCCTGGAATAAGGGGTCAGAGCGGGACGCCGGTCTGTGCCGGGGGCTCCGATGTTAATCGAGGGAAACGTTTGCGCAAACGTTTGCGAGTCGGGTCTAACCCTGAGCTTTTGGGGGCGGAACGCCTCTGTCAGAATGCTTTCGCGCGCTTCTGAACGTCTGGGAAAAGGTGCGCGGCAGTGGCCGGAAGTGGGCCCAAGCCGGGGGAGAACCCGGTCAGCCTAAAATCGGGGGTTACCCAAGAGGACCTCCCATGAGTTTGCAATGCGGCATCGTCGGCCTGCCCAACGTCGGTAAATCCACCCTTTTCAATGCGTTGACCAAGGCCGGCATCGCAGCGGAAAACTATCCGTTCTGCACCATCGAGCCCAACGTGGGCGTGGTGGAAGTGCCCGATCCGCGGCTCGACCAGCTCAGCGAGATCGTCAAGCCCGAGCGCGTGGTGCCCGCCATCGTCGAGTTCGTCGACATCGCCGGCCTCGTGGCCGGTGCCAGCACCGGTGAAGGCCTGGGCAACAAGTTCCTGGCGCACATCCGCGAGACCGACGCCACCGTCAACGTCGTGCGCTGCTTCGACGACGAGAACGTGATCCACGTGGCCGGCAAGGTCGACCCGATCTCCGACATCGAAGTGATCCAGACCGAACTCTGCCTGGCCGATCTGGCCACGGTCGAGAAGGCGTTGCACCGCCACACCAAGGTCGCCCGCTCGGGCGACAAGGACGCGCAGAAGCTCGTCGGCCTGCTCGAGCGCTGTCAGGCCGCGCTGAACGAGAACACGCCGGTGCGTGCGCTCGAGTTCACCAAGGAAGAAGTGCCGCTGGTGAAGAGCTTCACGCTCATCACCGCCAAGCCCGCGATGTTCGTGGGCAACGTGGCCGAAGACGGCTTCGAGAACAACCCGTACCTCGACCGCCTGCGCGAATACGCCGCCAAGCAGGGCGCGCCCGTGGTCGCCATCTGCGCCAAGATCGAAGCCGACCTGTCCGAGATGGACGAGGAAGACAAGAAGATGTTCCTCGCCGAAATCGGCCAGGAAGAACCGGGCCTGAACCGCCTGATCCGTGCGGCCTACAAGCTGCTCGGCCTGCAGACCTACTTCACCGCCGGCGTGAAGGAAGTGCGCGCCTGGACCATCCACATCGGCGACACCGGCCCGCAAGCCGCCGGCGTGATCCACGGTGACTTCGAAAAGGGCTACATCCGCGCCCAGACCATCGCGTTCGACGACTACATCGCCTTCAAGGGCGAGCAGGGCGCGAAGGACGCGGGGAAGATGCGTTCGGAAGGCAAGGAATACGTCGTGAAGGATGGCGACGTGATGAACTTCCTGTTCAGCTCCTGATTTCGCTCGCCCCCAGGCTGCGCGGCACTGCGTGTCCGCTGCGCCAACCCCCCAACCGGGGGCAACACCTGAGGCCCGGCGAAGCCGGTTCCTCGGTGTTTCACGAACGGGCCGCCTTGCGGCGAGCCTCTTCCAATCACTCCGTCTTCTGCTTGCCCACACCTCCGTGTTTCTGGTCGCTCGTGATCAGGAAGATGCGGGCCCGCGCCTGCAGCAGGAACTGGCGTAGGCGTTGATGGAGGACATGGCCGGCAGCAGCCCCACGGTTTGCCGTAGGCGGTGACGCTGTCGCAGCGGGCGCCTGAAAGCCGCGCGCGTTGTGGTTAGACTGCGCGCCCGCTGCATCCTCTGCCGGAAGGCCTTCATTCGCCATGCTCACTGTCCATCACCTGAACAACTCGCGCTCGCAGCGCGTGCTCTGGCTGCTCGAAGAACTCGAGCTGCCTTACGAGATCGTCCACTACCAGCGCGACCCCAAGACCATGTTGGCGCCCGCTTCACTGAAGGCCGTGCATCCGCTGGGCAAGTCGCCCGTTGTGACGACCGACGACGGCGCGACATTGGCGGAATCGGGCGCGATCATCGAGTCGCTCATCGAACGCTACGGCCAGGGCCGGCTCGCACCCGCGGCGGGTTCGCCCGAGGCGCTGCGCTACCGCTACTGGCTGCACTTCGCCGAAGGTACGGCGATGTCGCCGCTGCTGCTCAAGCTGGTGTTCGACCGCATCGAGAGCAGCAAGATGCCCTTCTTCGCCAAGCCGATCGCCAAGGCCATTGCGGCGAAGGCGAAGTCGGCGTTCATCCATCCGAACATCGCGAGCCACCTGAACTTCATGGAGGCTGAACTCGGCAGGAGCGAATGGTTTGCCGGCGACACCTTCACGGGCGCCGACATCCAGATGAGCTTCCCGGTCGAAGCCTCGCAGGCGCGCGGCGGTCTCGATGCGAAGCGACCCAAGCTCATGGCCTACCTGGAGCGCATCCATGCGCGCCCGGCCTACCAGCGCGCACTGCAGCGCGGCGGCCCCTACGAACTGCTGAGCTGAGTTTGTTCGAACGCGTGCTTCATGACGGGAAGGCGTATAGAAGCGCGTAGGTCATCGTCACGTAGCGCAGGAACTTGCCGATAGCCATGTAGCCCACGCAGGGCCAGAACGGCAGCTTGAGCCAACCGGCGACCGCGCACAGCGGGTCGCCCACGATCGGCAGCCAGCTCAGCAGGCAGGCCTTCGGGCCCAGCCGTTCGAGCCAGCCGAGCACGCGCACATGGTGTTTCGAGTGCGAGTATTTGTCGGCCACCTTGTGCGCGCCGTAGCCGATCCACCAGTCGACCGCGCCGCCCAGCGTGTTGCCCACGGTGGCCACGGCGATGGCCTGCCAGAACATCTCGGGGTTGAGTTTCAGCAGGCCGAAAAGGATCGGTTCGGAGCCCACCGGCAGCAACGTGGCCGACACGAACGCGGCAATGAACAGCGTCGAAAGTCCGTACTGGGGGAGCGCGAGAAGCGCCAGGAGTGCGTCGAGCCAGGCTTGCATAAGGTCGGCGAAGTATAGGCAGCGCTCACGTCGCGGCGGCGTGGGAGAAGGCCCCGCGAACTACTGGTGTTTACGCCTGTGTCTCAGGCGCAAAAAGGCGTAAATCGTTTCAGTCGCTGAAATGCCACGTGGCTACAATCGTGCCTCATTTTTCAGCAGCCGACCCGCACAGCACCCCTTTCCATGACCCTGCAGATCGGCACCCACACGCTGGAAAACCGGCTGTTCGTCGCGCCCATGGCCGGCGTGACGGACCGGCCGTTCCGCATGCTGTGCCGCGAACTCGGTGCGGGCTATGCGGTCAGCGAGATGGTCACCTCGCGCAAGGATCTGTGGAACACGCTGAAGACCTCGCGGCGCGCCAACCACGACGGCGAGCCGGGCCCCATTGCGGTGCAGATTGCCGGCACCGACGCGGCCATGATGGCGGAGGCCGCGGTCTACAACATCGAGCGCGGCGCGCAGATCATCGACATCAACATGGGCTGCCCGGCCAAGAAGGTCTGCAACAAGTGGGCGGGTTCGGCGCTGATGCGCGACGAGCCGCTGGCGCTCGAAATCGTGCAGGCCGTGGTCGATGCGGCGCAACCCTTCAACGTGCCGGTCACGCTCAAGATGCGCACCGGCTGGAGCGAAGACCACCGCAATGCGGTGAAGCTCGCACGCGACTTCGAATCGGCCGGCGTGCAGATGCTCACCGTGCACGGACGCACGCGCGAGCAGGGCTACAAGGGCCACGCCGAGTACGACACCATCGCTGCCGTGAAGGCCGCGGTGCGCGTGCCGGTGGTGGCCAACGGCGACATCCGTTCGCCCGAGAAGGCACGCGACGTGCTCGCGGCCACGGGCGCCGACGCCGTGATGATCGGCCGCGCCGCGCAGGGCCGGCCGTGGATCTTCCGCGAGATCACGCATTTCCTGGACACCGGCACCCACCTCGCGCCGCCGCTGGTGGCCGAGGTGCGCCGGCTGCTGCTCGACCATCTGGTGGAGCACTACGCGCTGTACGGCGAGTTCAGCGGCGTGCGCACGGCGCGCAAGCACATCGGCTGGTATGTGCGTGCGCTGCCCGACGGCGAGGCGTTCCGCGCGCGCATGAACGCCATCGAAGACTGCGCCGGACAACTGCGCGCGGTCGACGACTATTTCCAGGGGCTTGCGGACCGCATGGACCGCATGCCCGCTCCGGCGACAGACGAGGAGCCGTCGGGGGAAGAGGAGACGGCCTGCGCCGTCGATTGAGAGAAGAAGAGAAAAAGAGAAGAAGCAAGCAATGAGCAAGAAACACATCGAGGACTGCGTTCGCAGCAGTCTGGACAGCTACTTTCGCGATCTGCGGGGCACCGAACCCGACGGCATGTACGAGATGCTCGTGCGCGTGGTCGAGAAACCCCTGCTCGACGTCGTCATGACGCGCGCCGAAGGCAACCAGTCCCGGGCCGCCCAATGGCTGGGCCTGAACCGCAACACGCTCCGCAAGAAATTGGTCGAGCACAAACTTTTGAAATAACCCGACGGCACATCCATGGCTCAGACCGCACTCCTTTCCGTTTCCGACAAGACCGGCATCCTCGAATTCGCGCAAGCCCTGCATGGCTTGGGCGTCAAGCTGCTGTCCACCGGCGGCACCGCCAAGCTGCTGGCCGACGCCGGCCTGCCGGTGACCGAAGTCGCCGACCACACCGGCTTTCCCGAAATGCTCGACGGCCGCGTGAAGACGCTGCACCCGAAGATCCACGGCGGCCTGCTGGCACGCCGCGACCTGCCCGCGCACGTCGCCGCAATCAAAGAGCACGGCATCGACACCATCGACCTGCTGGTGGTCAACCTGTACCCGTTCGAAGCCACCGTGGCCAAGCCCGGCTGCACGCTCGAAGACGCGATCGAGAACATCGACATCGGCGGCCCGGCCATGGTGCGCAGCGCCGCCAAGAATTGGAAGGACGTGGGCGTGCTCACCGACGCTTCGCAGTACGCCGTGGCGCTGGCCGAACTCAAGGCCGACGGCAAGCTCAGCGACAAGACCAAGTTCGCGTTCTCGGTGGCCGCGTTCAA
This window harbors:
- a CDS encoding glutathione S-transferase, whose protein sequence is MLTVHHLNNSRSQRVLWLLEELELPYEIVHYQRDPKTMLAPASLKAVHPLGKSPVVTTDDGATLAESGAIIESLIERYGQGRLAPAAGSPEALRYRYWLHFAEGTAMSPLLLKLVFDRIESSKMPFFAKPIAKAIAAKAKSAFIHPNIASHLNFMEAELGRSEWFAGDTFTGADIQMSFPVEASQARGGLDAKRPKLMAYLERIHARPAYQRALQRGGPYELLS
- the dusB gene encoding tRNA dihydrouridine synthase DusB; protein product: MTLQIGTHTLENRLFVAPMAGVTDRPFRMLCRELGAGYAVSEMVTSRKDLWNTLKTSRRANHDGEPGPIAVQIAGTDAAMMAEAAVYNIERGAQIIDINMGCPAKKVCNKWAGSALMRDEPLALEIVQAVVDAAQPFNVPVTLKMRTGWSEDHRNAVKLARDFESAGVQMLTVHGRTREQGYKGHAEYDTIAAVKAAVRVPVVANGDIRSPEKARDVLAATGADAVMIGRAAQGRPWIFREITHFLDTGTHLAPPLVAEVRRLLLDHLVEHYALYGEFSGVRTARKHIGWYVRALPDGEAFRARMNAIEDCAGQLRAVDDYFQGLADRMDRMPAPATDEEPSGEEETACAVD
- a CDS encoding Fis family transcriptional regulator, yielding MSKKHIEDCVRSSLDSYFRDLRGTEPDGMYEMLVRVVEKPLLDVVMTRAEGNQSRAAQWLGLNRNTLRKKLVEHKLLK
- a CDS encoding sugar ABC transporter ATP-binding protein — protein: MADNNRGAPVLSLKGIGKDYAAPVLDDVSLELRAGEVLALTGENGAGKSTLSKIVCGLVQPTRGGMLLNGQPFAPASRRDAERLGVRMVMQELGLVTTLSVAENLLLDRLPHKSGWIRRATLHELAERQLAKIGLEGIDPATPVARLGIGQQQMVEIARNLQDDTRVLVLDEPTAMLTPRETAHLFEQIELLKLRGVAIVYVSHRLEELQRIADRVAVLRDGKLVDVRAMAGVRESELVQRMVGRAVHEHEGRARRVAGPVLLSARGIGRAQVVRDVDLELRAGEIMGLAGLVGSGRTELVRLLFGADRADRGEVVLHDGTPAAQPVQHARKGWRSPMQAIRAGIGLVTEDRKSQGLLLSQPIRVNATLSDLGAISHAGWLRRAKERQIARRLVDLLRIRSRSIEQPVSTLSGGNQQKVVFARWLHRECKVLLLDEPTRGVDVGARADLYTELDRMTDAGKALLMVSSDLRELMAMCDRIGVMSAGRLVAVFERGEWTEQSLLAAAFSDATGRVPGSPADSALSAASAPTSADA
- a CDS encoding YqaA family protein, which gives rise to MQAWLDALLALLALPQYGLSTLFIAAFVSATLLPVGSEPILFGLLKLNPEMFWQAIAVATVGNTLGGAVDWWIGYGAHKVADKYSHSKHHVRVLGWLERLGPKACLLSWLPIVGDPLCAVAGWLKLPFWPCVGYMAIGKFLRYVTMTYALLYAFPS
- the ychF gene encoding redox-regulated ATPase YchF — translated: MSLQCGIVGLPNVGKSTLFNALTKAGIAAENYPFCTIEPNVGVVEVPDPRLDQLSEIVKPERVVPAIVEFVDIAGLVAGASTGEGLGNKFLAHIRETDATVNVVRCFDDENVIHVAGKVDPISDIEVIQTELCLADLATVEKALHRHTKVARSGDKDAQKLVGLLERCQAALNENTPVRALEFTKEEVPLVKSFTLITAKPAMFVGNVAEDGFENNPYLDRLREYAAKQGAPVVAICAKIEADLSEMDEEDKKMFLAEIGQEEPGLNRLIRAAYKLLGLQTYFTAGVKEVRAWTIHIGDTGPQAAGVIHGDFEKGYIRAQTIAFDDYIAFKGEQGAKDAGKMRSEGKEYVVKDGDVMNFLFSS
- a CDS encoding sugar ABC transporter substrate-binding protein; the protein is MKFTRRTLQSAAALTLLGAIAGTPAFAQDKPKVALVMKSLANEFFRTMEDGAKAHQKANAAQYTLVANGIKDETDTAAQIKMVEQMVAQKINALVIAPADSKALVPVIKAAIDKGILVVNIDNQLDGAALKEKGIQVPFVGPDNRAGAKLVGDALAKELKSGDKVGIIEGVSTTFNAQQRTLGYQDAMKAAGVTVVGVQSGQWEIDKGNTVAAGMMREHPDLKALLAGNDSMALGAVAAVKAAGKTGKVLVVGYDNIGAIKPMLKDGRVLATADQFAAKQAVFGIETALKAIADKKKQSEMPAEVKTDVVLVTKSSK